The Tripterygium wilfordii isolate XIE 37 chromosome 4, ASM1340144v1, whole genome shotgun sequence genome has a window encoding:
- the LOC119997648 gene encoding uncharacterized protein LOC119997648, protein MKTLPNGSKPRVVLVSDTPTLVNTLAQNISEFAEVLRFDYKHYRGDIAQNNKLRSLDFRVKDWGPAPRWVAFVDFFLASRAKHAVVSGAHKRVGTTYAQLIAALAAANHLGEDSARSSFSFLSSFQSNLLTDGLRLQVGWGHVWNRFAGPLSCHNQPNQCAFTPLLPPAWWDDLWQSPIPRDLRRLATYGIFLSDFGTIDEVELQSFCSSKKKKVKTVLII, encoded by the exons ATGAAGACATTACCGAATGGGTCAAAACCGAGGGTGGTTTTAGTATCAGATACTCCCACTCTTGTAAACACTCTTGCTCAGAATATAAGTGAATTTGCAGAG GTTCTTCGATTTGATTACAAACATTACAGAGGAGATATTGCTCAAAATAATAAATTGCGTAGTTTAGATTTCCGAGTGAAGGATTGGGGACCTGCACCTAGATGGGTTGCATTTGTGGACTTCTTCCTTGCATCACGCGCAAAACATGCTGTTGTATCTGGGGCTCATAAGCGTGTTGGGACTACTTATGCCCAGTTAATTGCAGCACTGGCTGCAGCAAACCATCTTG GAGAAGATTCTGCGCGTTCAAGTTTTTCATTCTTGAGCAGCTTCCAGAGTAATCTGTTGACAGATGGTTTAAGGTTGCAGGTTGGATGGGGACATGTATGGAACAGATTTGCTGGTCCATTAAGTTGCCACAACCAGCCTAATCAATGTGCTTTCACGCCGCTTCTCCCTCCAGCTTGGTGGGATGATCTGTGGCAATCTCCCATTCCTCGCGATCTTCGTAGGCTTGCGACATATGGCATTTTTCTATCTGATTTTGGCACAATTGATGAAGTTGAACTTCAGTCTTTCTGTAgctcaaagaaaaagaaggtgaaAACTGTCCTAATCATCTAA
- the LOC119996333 gene encoding membrane-anchored ubiquitin-fold protein 4-like translates to MPEEDLVELKFRLYDGSDIGPFRYSPTTTVAMLKERIVCQWPKDKKIAPKAANDIKLINGGKILENNKTVGQCGIPFGELPRSVITMHVVVQPSLAKAKTEKKVDEDPKRNLCSCSIM, encoded by the exons ATGCCCGAGGAGGACCTGGTAGAGCTCAAATTTCGATTGTATGATGGATCCGATATCGGGCCATTCAGGTACTCGCCAACAACTACGGTGGCCATGCTCAAGGAGAGAATTGTCTGTCAGTGGCCTAAAG ATAAAAAGATTGCACCCAAGGCTGCAAATGACATCAAGCTGATAAATGGTGGgaaaattttagaaaacaaCAAGACTGTTGGCCAGTGTGGGATACCTTTTGGGGAGCTTCCAAGAAGTGTCATCACCATGCATGTTGTTGTGCAGCCGTCTTTAGCAAAAGCGAAAACAG AGAAGAAGGTGGATGAGGACCCAAAGAGGAATCTATGTTCATGTTCCATTATGTGA
- the LOC119996474 gene encoding pollen-specific protein-like At4g18596, producing the protein MTPIILFFLSSLFMNSLSLETKPANINSRITVMGFVYCDICSNNSFSKHSYFLPGAEVKIDCKFRAISSKTREQISFSVNRTTNKHGVYKLEIPSVDGIQCAEAAIASSCQASLMWSSSAKCNVPGYRTTSDEIVIKSKQANLCIYSLTALNFRPSKININLCRN; encoded by the exons ATGACTCCTATaatcctcttctttctttcatcTTTGTTTATGAATTCACTGTCTTTGGAAACTAAGCCAGCTAACATCAACTCCAGAATCACTGtaatgggttttgtttattGTGATATTTGCTCCAACAACAGCTTCTCCAAACACAGTTATTTCTTGCCAG GTGCTGAAGTCAAAATAGATTGCAAATTCAGGgcaatttcttcaaagaccaGGGAGCAGATATCCTTCTCAGTGAACAGAACCACAAACAAGCATGGAGTTTACAAGTTGGAAATACCTTCTGTTGACGGGATCCAATGTGCAGAAGCAGCTATTGCATCTTCTTGTCAGGCAAGCTTGATGTGGAGTTCATCTGCCAAATGCAATGTCCCTGGTTACAGAACCACATCAGATGAGATAGTAATCAAGTCAAAACAAGCCAATCTCTGCATTTATAGCCTAACTGCACTCAATTTCAGACCATCAAAGATTAATATCAACTTGTGTAGAAATTGA